From the Ciona intestinalis chromosome 2, KH, whole genome shotgun sequence genome, one window contains:
- the LOC100182252 gene encoding spermatogenesis-associated protein 5 isoform X3, whose amino-acid sequence MSAKKRNIKLGWKQVGDEEYVLETGRSPDADLSFGDASNPKDKNPSISNGVLCGQVMVKQIRDLKLPETITKSIVEINPQTMHLCGMHIGGPVILQTQLSEVDNPTNIALRSWPSSQIPLGRISMCEKQMVDVNCASNDFIFVSTAPDPIPASSVDLQPCFERTTEHDDMFFTSPHFVNFLSQVLNKTYIVSGQKVEISYFGKPFAFNAFPGFKHTSQNNHKCLEKSSAASNELSSLNCSLGNLKLNGNHNILQNKSSSFISTSTPVKMDKTSVCEISSSNDPSYRFCPLAKVFVFTPKTNIYISGIKTSEETAKNKLKSSIKFDDIGGLEKQKQILTDIVIFPIKNPLPFNKAGVKPVRGILLCGPPGTGKSMLAKSIAGELNANMMLLRGTEVMSRFFGESEKQLSSVFDEARKRSPCIVVIDDVESLCPRRDASRSDVEKRIVASFISIMDALNSWEEDVVVIATTSRLESIDPALRRSGRFDREVDVGIPSSSDRMEILIKLLAKKEHRISREQMEALADQAHGYVGADLCAVCGEAGLHAVKRCTSTDDDVIITSDDVTHGLKEVPPSAMRELIIQVPKVQWCDIGGNKFVKKKLQQAIEWPLKNPAAFQRLGIDPPRGVLMYGPPGCSKTLTAKALATESGLNFISIKGPELFSKYVGDSERSIRQIFAKARSAAPAIIFFDELDALAIERGSGNAVADRVLAAMLTEMDGVEQRHDVIVVAATNRPDMIDKGRTVVRPALRNLL is encoded by the exons ATGAGTGCAAAGAAACGTAACATCAAATTGGGTTGGAAGCAAGTGGGTGATGAAGAATATGTTTTGGAAACTGGAAGAAGTCCAGATGCTGATTTATCTTTCGG TGATGCTTCAAACCCCAAGGATAAAAACCCCAGTATTTCTAATGGTGTTTTATGCGGACAAGTTATGGTAAAACAGATCAGAG ACTTAAAACTGCCAGAAACAATCACAAAGTCTATTGTTGAAATCAACCCACAAACCATGCACTTATGTGGCATGCATATTGGGGGACCAGTCATTCTACAGACACAACTTTCTGAAGTGGACAATCCAACAAATATTGCTTTACGAAGCTGGCCGTCTTCACAAATTCCACTTG GAAGAATATCAATGTGTGAGAAACAGATGGTTGATGTAAATTGTGCATCAAATGACTTTATCTTTGTCAGCACTGCTCCTGATCCGATCCCCGCATCTTCTGTTGATCTTCAGCCTTGTTTTGAGAGAACAACTGAACATGATGACATGTTTTTTACTTCTCCACATTTTGTTAACTTCCTCTCCCAAGTACTCA ACAAAACTTACATCGTGAGTGGGCAGAAAGTTgaaatttcatattttggtAAACCTTTTGCGTTCAATGCATTTCCTGGGTTCAAACACACAAGTCAAAACAACCATAAATGTTTAGAAAAATCCTCTGCAGCCTCAAATGAGCTTAGCAGCTTAAACTGCAGCTTGGGGAATTTAAAACTGAATGGAAATCATAATATTCTGCAAAACAAATCAAGTAGTTTCATTTCAACATCAACTCCAGTGAAAATGGACAAGACTTCAGTTTGTGAGATTTCAAGCTCAAACGATCCAAGTTACAGATTCTGTCCATTAGCCAAAGTGTTTGTATTTACTCCAAAAACAAATATCTATATCAGCGGTATCAAAACATCTGAGGAAACagcgaaaaataaattaaaatcttcaataaaatttgatgACATTGGTGGCTTAGAGAAACAGAAACAGATTTTGACGGACATCGTGATTTTTCCGATCAAAAATCCTCTACCTTTCAACAAAGCAG GAGTAAAGCCTGTACGTGGAATATTACTTTGTGGACCACCTGGTACAGGGAAAAGTATGCTAGCTAAGTCGATAGCTGGAGAATTGAATGCTAATATGATGTTGCTGCGTGGTACAGAAGTCATGAGCAG attttttggCGAAAGCGAAAAACAACTGAGTTCTGTGTTTGATGAAGCACGAAAGAGATCTCCATGCATCGTTGTCATCGATGATGTTGAAAGTTTGTGTCCGAGACGGGATGCATCACGAAGTGATGTTGAGAAGAGGATTGTGGCTTCGTTTATTTCAATAATGGATG CTTTGAACAGTTGGGAGGAAGATGTTGTTGTCATAGCAACCACCAGCAGACTTGAGTCTATTGATCCTGCTCTTAGAAGATCTGGAAGATTTGATCGAGAAGTGGATGTTGGTATTCCATCTTCTTCTGACAGAATGGAG ATACTGATCAAACTCCTGGCAAAGAAAGAGCATAGAATCAGCAGAGAGCAGATGGAAGCACTTGCGGACCAGGCGCATGGTTACGTTGGGGCCGATCTTTGCGCTGTATGCGGTGAAGCTGGCTTGCATGCAGTGAAGAGGTGTACAAGTAcagatgatgacgtcataatcacttctgatgacgtcacgcatGGTTTGAAGGAAGTTCCACCAAGTGCTATGCGAGAATTAATCATCCAAGTTCCTAAA gTGCAATGGTGCGACATTGGTGGTAACAAATTTGTGAAAAAGAAGCTTCAGCAGGCTATCGAGTGGCCATTAAAGAATCCTGCGGCTTTCCAGAGACTTGGTATTGACCCCCCTCGTGGTGTACTTATGTATGGACCTCCTGGGTGCTCCAAAACCCTCACAGCAAAGGCGCTGGCGACGGAAAGCGGTCTCAACTTTATTTCTATAAAG GGTCCAGAATTGTTCAGCAAATATGTGGGTGACTCTGAAAGGTCAATTCGGCAAATTTTTGCGAAAGCTCGTTCAGCTGCACCAgccattatattttttgacgAGCTGGACGCACTAGCCATTGAACGCGGAAG TGGGAACGCAGTAGCCGACCGAGTTCTCGCCGCGATGCTCACCGAGATGGACGGAGTCGAACAGCGTCACGACGTCATCGTCGTCGCTGCCACCAACCGTCCAGATATGATTGACAAG GGCAGGACAGTCGTGCGACCCGCATTGCGCAatcttttgtga
- the LOC100182252 gene encoding spermatogenesis-associated protein 5 isoform X2 encodes MSAKKRNIKLGWKQVGDEEYVLETGRSPDADLSFGDASNPKDKNPSISNGVLCGQVMVKQIRDLKLPETITKSIVEINPQTMHLCGMHIGGPVILQTQLSEVDNPTNIALRSWPSSQIPLGRISMCEKQMVDVNCASNDFIFVSTAPDPIPASSVDLQPCFERTTEHDDMFFTSPHFVNFLSQVLNKTYIVSGQKVEISYFGKPFAFNAFPGFKHTSQNNHKCLEKSSAASNELSSLNCSLGNLKLNGNHNILQNKSSSFISTSTPVKMDKTSVCEISSSNDPSYRFCPLAKVFVFTPKTNIYISGIKTSEETAKNKLKSSIKFDDIGGLEKQKQILTDIVIFPIKNPLPFNKAGVKPVRGILLCGPPGTGKSMLAKSIAGELNANMMLLRGTEVMSRFFGESEKQLSSVFDEARKRSPCIVVIDDVESLCPRRDASRSDVEKRIVASFISIMDALNSWEEDVVVIATTSRLESIDPALRRSGRFDREVDVGIPSSSDRMEILIKLLAKKEHRISREQMEALADQAHGYVGADLCAVCGEAGLHAVKRCTSTDDDVIITSDDVTHGLKEVPPSAMRELIIQVPKVQWCDIGGNKFVKKKLQQAIEWPLKNPAAFQRLGIDPPRGVLMYGPPGCSKTLTAKALATESGLNFISIKGPELFSKYVGDSERSIRQIFAKARSAAPAIIFFDELDALAIERGSGNAVADRVLAAMLTEMDGVEQRHDVIVVAATNRPDMIDKALLRPGRIDKIILVPLPDAETRREIFRIQFRKMPIADDISMEALVAKTERYSGAEIHLL; translated from the exons ATGAGTGCAAAGAAACGTAACATCAAATTGGGTTGGAAGCAAGTGGGTGATGAAGAATATGTTTTGGAAACTGGAAGAAGTCCAGATGCTGATTTATCTTTCGG TGATGCTTCAAACCCCAAGGATAAAAACCCCAGTATTTCTAATGGTGTTTTATGCGGACAAGTTATGGTAAAACAGATCAGAG ACTTAAAACTGCCAGAAACAATCACAAAGTCTATTGTTGAAATCAACCCACAAACCATGCACTTATGTGGCATGCATATTGGGGGACCAGTCATTCTACAGACACAACTTTCTGAAGTGGACAATCCAACAAATATTGCTTTACGAAGCTGGCCGTCTTCACAAATTCCACTTG GAAGAATATCAATGTGTGAGAAACAGATGGTTGATGTAAATTGTGCATCAAATGACTTTATCTTTGTCAGCACTGCTCCTGATCCGATCCCCGCATCTTCTGTTGATCTTCAGCCTTGTTTTGAGAGAACAACTGAACATGATGACATGTTTTTTACTTCTCCACATTTTGTTAACTTCCTCTCCCAAGTACTCA ACAAAACTTACATCGTGAGTGGGCAGAAAGTTgaaatttcatattttggtAAACCTTTTGCGTTCAATGCATTTCCTGGGTTCAAACACACAAGTCAAAACAACCATAAATGTTTAGAAAAATCCTCTGCAGCCTCAAATGAGCTTAGCAGCTTAAACTGCAGCTTGGGGAATTTAAAACTGAATGGAAATCATAATATTCTGCAAAACAAATCAAGTAGTTTCATTTCAACATCAACTCCAGTGAAAATGGACAAGACTTCAGTTTGTGAGATTTCAAGCTCAAACGATCCAAGTTACAGATTCTGTCCATTAGCCAAAGTGTTTGTATTTACTCCAAAAACAAATATCTATATCAGCGGTATCAAAACATCTGAGGAAACagcgaaaaataaattaaaatcttcaataaaatttgatgACATTGGTGGCTTAGAGAAACAGAAACAGATTTTGACGGACATCGTGATTTTTCCGATCAAAAATCCTCTACCTTTCAACAAAGCAG GAGTAAAGCCTGTACGTGGAATATTACTTTGTGGACCACCTGGTACAGGGAAAAGTATGCTAGCTAAGTCGATAGCTGGAGAATTGAATGCTAATATGATGTTGCTGCGTGGTACAGAAGTCATGAGCAG attttttggCGAAAGCGAAAAACAACTGAGTTCTGTGTTTGATGAAGCACGAAAGAGATCTCCATGCATCGTTGTCATCGATGATGTTGAAAGTTTGTGTCCGAGACGGGATGCATCACGAAGTGATGTTGAGAAGAGGATTGTGGCTTCGTTTATTTCAATAATGGATG CTTTGAACAGTTGGGAGGAAGATGTTGTTGTCATAGCAACCACCAGCAGACTTGAGTCTATTGATCCTGCTCTTAGAAGATCTGGAAGATTTGATCGAGAAGTGGATGTTGGTATTCCATCTTCTTCTGACAGAATGGAG ATACTGATCAAACTCCTGGCAAAGAAAGAGCATAGAATCAGCAGAGAGCAGATGGAAGCACTTGCGGACCAGGCGCATGGTTACGTTGGGGCCGATCTTTGCGCTGTATGCGGTGAAGCTGGCTTGCATGCAGTGAAGAGGTGTACAAGTAcagatgatgacgtcataatcacttctgatgacgtcacgcatGGTTTGAAGGAAGTTCCACCAAGTGCTATGCGAGAATTAATCATCCAAGTTCCTAAA gTGCAATGGTGCGACATTGGTGGTAACAAATTTGTGAAAAAGAAGCTTCAGCAGGCTATCGAGTGGCCATTAAAGAATCCTGCGGCTTTCCAGAGACTTGGTATTGACCCCCCTCGTGGTGTACTTATGTATGGACCTCCTGGGTGCTCCAAAACCCTCACAGCAAAGGCGCTGGCGACGGAAAGCGGTCTCAACTTTATTTCTATAAAG GGTCCAGAATTGTTCAGCAAATATGTGGGTGACTCTGAAAGGTCAATTCGGCAAATTTTTGCGAAAGCTCGTTCAGCTGCACCAgccattatattttttgacgAGCTGGACGCACTAGCCATTGAACGCGGAAG TGGGAACGCAGTAGCCGACCGAGTTCTCGCCGCGATGCTCACCGAGATGGACGGAGTCGAACAGCGTCACGACGTCATCGTCGTCGCTGCCACCAACCGTCCAGATATGATTGACAAG